The DNA sequence CCACCACCAACATGAACGGCAAAACCATCACCTGCAAAGCGGTAATGGCGCGCGTCACGTCACGTTATCGTGCACCAAACGCGCTGTTATTATGACGTCAATTTTCGCCGTAATGAATGAAAAGGAGACTTTTTCCAAATTGAACTCATCCCGCCGTATTTCGCAACTTATTCAACCCGTTAACATTTTAGAACCGTCCAGCGTTCAAACcatttcaacttcaaaatgttccgCTCATTCAATTCGGGACATCTGTCATTTATGATGAGCCCGAATTTCCCACATTTTCACAGTAAATGGATCAAATTACgagacattttacatatttccCAACCGATCCCAACCGTGAGCCGACTTCCAAGTCTCGCGTTCTGCATTTCGGCGGGCCGAATGAATTGCACAGCATTTCGCTTCATCTTCAGTCTGCACGTGCAATTTCTGCAGAAAGTGCATTTTCTCCTCACTTATTCCGTCCTCCTTCCAGCCGGACTGCcacctccacctgcacctgcgCTGGGCAGACAACCCTTACGTGTCCGGTACCGTCCACACCAAAGATTCTGCTCCGGGTCTCATCATGGGAGCAGGTCCGTTTCCCACCTTTTTTTGCCCAGCCTGTGACTGGACTAATTTTTTCTTCCGAGGCTGCCTTATAGCCTTATGTGCAAATTGTTTTCCTTCAGGTAACCTTGGCTCCAAGCTGGTGGAGTACAAAGAAGAAATGTACATCACGTCTGACTGCGGGAAGACATGGAGACAGGTACATCCCCATCGATCCTCCGCACACTCGTCGGCAGAACTGGAAAAAGTACTCCCACTCTGTACTTAAATAGAAGTACGGCCTGGCTTTTATCCAAACAACATGTTCCCGTCGCTTTGCTGATGTGAACCGGCTAAAAAAGAAATATGCTAAATGAGCCAGTAGCTGCACCgaatgtgttttttggaaaaaaCTCGTCGTTGGAGGTGGCACTCGCATATTTGATGATCCCAACTCAATAAGAAGCCCCCAAATGAGAATATTCAGTGCACCGTGTCTCCTTTCAAGGTTCTGGAGGAGGAGCATCACATCCTCTACCTTGACCACGGCGGGGTGATTGTGGCCATCAAGGACACTTCCATTCCACTCAAAATACTCAAGTAAGCGTTCTTGACCCGCAGTGACAAAGAAGTGAGACTTGCTTTTGTATGGCACTGCCAAAATTCAAATCGAACCGGGATTAAATACCTTGAATCGAGCCAAGTCTTTTGTCTgccgaaatgttttttttgtgttacagCATTTCACTTCCTTCTTATCACTTTTCCATGAATATTTGATTACCGGTTATGAGTCATTTTATCTCAAAATAAGAAAtcataaaaacaagcaaattcatttaattgcacattatgtattgaaaacaacaaaaccttCGCCTAgcgtagcttaatgctaacacataatgggaaacgccatagatgagCTAACGGATAGCAGCTATGTGTCGACGTTATTAACACTTTGAGCAacgcatatttgaacacaaatggatcAGCCACACATAGGCAGACAATATCGCAATACCCGCAGGTTTATATACTTTatcctctgtggaaaaaaaaaaacaatacttgcAACTGCAACTTActgagaacttttttttttctgcatgaattTTGTGTCGGTTGGTCAATATTTTAGCTCGGGGATAACATATGCGTTCCGCACCAGGTTCAGTATCGACGAGGGACGCACGTGGGCGGTCCACAACTTCACCAGCACCTCCGTCTTCGTCGACGGACTCCTGAGCGAGCCGGGAGACGAGACCCTGGTGATGACGTAAGTCCGCCGCATCACATAGAAAAAATACGCTATTCTTGaattgaaaaatatgtatttttcttctgcggaaaaaaatatgattccTGTAACACAGCTTttgttctgcaaaaaaaatggaaaaaaatgttttgttttgtttttttaattattcatgcAGGGCTGTCCGATTTATGTGACGATACATCCCAATCATCCCAAAggttttaattggcccaaagctaagaCGGGAAGCCATTGCTGGTCAATCGTGACAGGTCGAAAAGGGGGCGATAGGCTCGATGGTCGCGGCGGTGTGCAATCCATGCATAATGGATCCACCGCTTCACACTGATACTAATTCTCATCCCGAGCGGAAAATGAGGTTTGACGCCTTGTGCTTGAACCTCCAGACCATCCCTTTTCCACTCCTCTCGCCCCCTCACGCCGTTTGCTTGTTACGTGCGGCCGAGGAGACGCACACGCGCCACTCTCGTCCCGTCCATTCCCGCTCCGTCTGCCGGCATCCAATTTCTCGCCATTCTTTCCCCGGCGAAGCCTTTGTCCCGTCCAACCCTCCGAGGCTCCTTTCCATTCGGGAGCTCGGCCACGTTGAGAAAGCAATTACAGTGGGACCTCGACTATGGGGTTTTATTTGTtctgtggatataaaaagtctacacacccctgttcaagtcCAGTCGCCAAGCCGATTTGGGTTTCATACCCCAACCCTTTTTTTCCGGCGATTTCAAGAGTCTGTACGCTAACACGGCAAGCGCGTGTGCTCGTTTGTGCGCAGAGTGTTCGGCCACATCAGCTACAGGTCCGACTGGGAACTGGTCAAAGTGGACTTCCGGCAGTCTTTCCCTCGCCAGTGTGCGGAGGCCGACTACGAGTCGTGGCAGCTCACAGACCTGCAGGTAacgcgcgcgtgcgcgcgcgcgcgcgcgcacacacacacacacacacacacacacacacacacacacacgaagtcTCACTTGTCATTGTCGCGAGTCAGGGTGAAAAGTGCATCATGGGCCAGGAGCAGACTTTCCGGAGGAGGAAGGCCACCGCGTTCTGTGTCAAAGGCAAGAGCTACACCTCGGCTCTCGGGACTAAGCCCTGCCAGTGCACCGAGCGGGACTTCAACTGGTGAGCCCGTTGCGAGCGGAACTGTCGATGAGGACGCAAGGCTTGAATTTTGTGCCTTTTTTGTTGGCGCGCGGCGTGTGCAGCGACTACGGCTTCGAGCGATCCCGCGCAGCGAGCGGACGATGCTTTGCTGACTTTTGGCACCGTCCGGACTCGCCGCCGGAAAACTGCCAACCGGGACGAACCTTCGAGTCGAGCACTGGGTCTGTACAAAACACGGAAACGTGTCTTGTTCTTCTGGTCCAGCACATCGTAGAGACCAGTGGCGGGCCTCCAGTAGGGACTTACCCGACTTAATCCACATCCTAAAACCATTACTATCACGTTTGAATTATAGAAAACAACCATACTACAAtatcaacaaaaatacaatataacagcacacaactgtgctACCTACATCGCCTGGAGCAGGTCACAGTCAATATTTAATAACATGGCAAAAACAATGCTAAATAATATGCATCCAACTTGGAAGGCTCCAACCAACCAATCAGGGGATAGAAAAATGCTGACGTGATTGTGGGCCGGCTAGCTGGCCCTTGGAGGATGAatgtgaaatctgattggttctagaaacagtcccattgctaatttAGTTGAAGTTACCTGTGCCAGCGCTACGGATTCTGTAGTCCCTCGACAGATTAGATtggcatggcaacacatagaggctgaaatctgattggccaaactgaaatgaaatgacGACAACAAactgttcctttttttctcccccaggTACCGCAAGGTGGTCTCAAATGTGTGCGAGGGGGGCCTGAACAAGGAGCAAAGTGCCAAACAAAGCAACTGCCCTCTGCTGCCTCCTGGAGGACTACAAGTGGGCATCAAAGGGCAGATGTTGGCTGTGGCACCGGGTGATGACGTCACATTCATAGTGCACCAGGAGGAGGTAGTTTGCGTGAACCGCTTTTCTTTCCCTTAATTCGTCATGTGTTCAGATGAGCACCCCCACTGGGCCATTCCAGAAATGGAGAACAATTTTGGCCCAACCATCAAATGTCCAATTTTTAGGAGATGTTTTGTCATGTATTTTGCTGTGTTTGGCGCAACCCCTGATTATTAATTCTGATACTCAGACCATAATGCAGAATAAATCCTCTACAATAAAGAAAGTTCAATTGTGATGGAATACTAATTTTAGTGTTAATCTTATTACAATAATTGCAAATCAATGCTAATGGTAGCATTTTTACTCAAGCGTATATGCTAGCTGCTCAGTAACAAACTTGcctatataatatattaattatTTGAGTGACATGCTCCCTTACAGCTAAAAACCTtgaaagaagatgaaaaatagAAGCAACGACAGAGTGCAGAATTACTAGTATTTAAAATGTCTGCTAAAACAATATTGATTTCTGAGggatttttaatcaaatcagAAAATGTCTTCCAATTCTGAAATAACTCTCGTAATCTTCGCCCAGGGCGACACGAGCAGCACCAAGTACCAAGTGGACCTGGGCGACGGCTTTCGGGCCATTTACCGGAACCTGACGGTGACAGATGAACCCATCCAGCACCGCTACGCGAATCCGGGAGTTTACAAAGTGTCCGTGCGGGCGGAGAATGCGGCGGGTCACGACGAGGCCAGCATGTACATCCAGGTCACAGGTCGGGAAAATGCAAACAATGTACAAATGCAAACAATGTCCTCTGGCGGCCTCTAGTGGCGCTGAGACACAGTGCATACATTTGTATACTGTAGTCACCCCTTGCTGTTGTGTAAATGCtgatatatgtcgatatatttTAAACCGTAAACCATTTCAAACTCTTCTTCCATTAGCCGAACTAAATAATGACTTAATGAAATGCACTGGAAAACGCTGGTCCTTCACTGAGTTTCGGCCGTCTGATTCCGACCCGCGTCAACGTCCACACTCCCAATTTTTGAATGTTAATTCACAGCACCTCTGCAAGAGGTTCACCTGGAAGTGATCCCCATCGCCGGGAGAAACCACCAGGTCAACCTGACGGCCGTCGTCCTTCCCGCCGAGGCCAACCTGACCGTCTTCTACTGGTGGATCGGAGACAGCTTGCAGGTAAATACTCCTCGGAAaagattgagaaaaaaaacaaaacattctggAGTCGCTAACGTCACACGCAACTGTCACGCAGCCAACGTTGACTCTGCGCAACAGCATGCTGACCAGTTTCCCAGAGGCGGGCCAGATTTCAGTCAGCGTCCAGGCCTCCAACGGGAGGTCCATGGTGAAGGATACCAGGATGGTCCGCGTCTACGGTAACGGGCCTTCTTCGCCCTCCACTATGTTGACCCAGGAGAGTTTTTGGTCCAAACGCGCGTCCTACCCCTTGGCAGAAAACTTCCACGTTATCCCTCTGAGCTTCAGCGGGCACCTGGACCGCCTCAATCCCAACATTCCGGAATGGCGAGAGGACGTGGGTCAGGTCGTCACCAAGACACTCGCCAAGGTAAATGACACTTAGCCTTGTTTAGTTaaacaacacacatttgcagtaattATGTCACTGGCATTGAAATGATAAACAAGgatactttttttgttcttatcAGCAAAGGATCTTCAGACCAAATGACagcttgattttgtttgtttggtgtaTATTCCTCACCTCAGGTCACAGGTGTCCCCGAGGATTCCCTGGTTACCGTGGTGAAGGCGGGCATCCCCACCTCCGCCGACCTGTACGTCCTCCCGATGGAGAGCGCGCCAGCAAAGAAAAGCGACTTTCAGGATAAGGTAAACATCTTCACATTTGGACTTTTCAGTGTACGCGAAATAAGCAcgaagtacagttcagttgtatttcactttttggtcaatatatttgcatatacactttttaaactaattcgctgccattgacggctttagaagtcaaatatccatgttaactgggagggctggcagcgAATGATTTAATTCATAAAACCTGTCTTCTAGTCATGATGGTAGCACTTAAGAGAgcgaaatttttttttatgtggaagcggacaagtttgagaaccactgttcaaCTGGTTCGTAGTTAATATTTTGTGGTCCACAGCGTATCCCGGCCATCATGCAAGCCTTCAAAGTCAACAACGTCAGCTTCGTAGTACGAGGCGGTCTCCAGGTTCTGGTGCTGCCAGCGGACCCAAACGCAGGTATGAGTTTACACCTGCGATCCCCGTTGAAAGCAACATAGCTTTTGTTTTAATGGCAAATCATTGGTTTATCTCCAAAGGGCTAGGTCTAAATGCTGTTGACTCCACAGCAACAGAAATTGGTGCGTTCGTGAAGTCTTACttctgccccctttcctcttgGGGAACTTCAGATTTCACCTTTTATTCCCTTCCCTGGTTTCCTAGCAACCCCTCGGATTACCCTTCGCTTcattgtgaatgctgagagacgcCTTTGGTTATTTGCAACTCAAGATTGTTTCCAAAACATCCCTGATGGCAGTGATTGCCAACCACAAATTAAAATTCTACAATTTGTCCTCATTtaggggtgtccaaacgttttccGCTGAGTTTTTAAAACCTGCTCAGGGTAACTGAATGTGCTGTAGGTCAACATATGCCAAGCAGTCAAGCATACCATTGACTTAATTGCATTAAAATATATAGCCTTCCCCCATTTATCACAGGGGTGATGTTCCAGAGGCTCCCATGATGGgtaaaaatccacaatataaaaaaagacaccaaatTCTTCTCCCACACgactgaaacacatttaaacacacttgggggaggctggaacggattattaGCCTTTGCATTTTCAAAGGGGAATGATGATTTGAGATCAAATTGTTTTGAGGTACGCCCGTGGTCACCGAACGAATTCAAACTCATTCCTCAAGGCAAGGCTGAATGCGACTGGCTCAatcaaggttgggaaacactgttcgTGGAAGCCACCAAGGGGCGTTATTTGCAGGTGTCTGGGATTTGTTGGCATACAATTTTGCGCTTCTCTACGCATTCACATGCTTTTGTAGAGGCTTCACTGCTACTTTCTCGATTGTTACCCTGGATTTGTACCTCAAGCTCTCCCGCAACTTCTTTTTCAACTGTTTCAACGTCCGCTTTGTCCTTACGGCTGCTTTATGatcattctttttttatctTGTCATTACCGCAGGTCACGGAGCTGCCGGCGGTCC is a window from the Phycodurus eques isolate BA_2022a chromosome 23, UOR_Pequ_1.1, whole genome shotgun sequence genome containing:
- the sorcs2 gene encoding LOW QUALITY PROTEIN: VPS10 domain-containing receptor SorCS2 (The sequence of the model RefSeq protein was modified relative to this genomic sequence to represent the inferred CDS: deleted 1 base in 1 codon); amino-acid sequence: MPAPALPASAHLCVLLLTVSAVTAMPGPARCERRDDRGADVGRAEGFPADGGEGAEGSEGSPRLRRALSRGKQMSLQSSSFVLKGDATHNQAMVHWTGENSSVILILTKYYHADSTKVLESSLWRSTDYGTTYTKLNLMPGTTIVVSSFSICPTNKKKVVLVGSSANERDQMLFISTDEGQSFQRQSVLFSPDTLIFHPKEEDKLLACCKDGRLFASTDLGHKWTLLQERVTKDRVFWSVADVDVDPDLVHMEMQDTSGGYLYVTCLIQNCSDKMVTAQFLGKIDHNSLSVQGDYIFVKVTAGNRTKHYVSYRRNEFVQMKFPKYALPKDVHIVSTDEQQVFLALQEWYQTDTYNLYQSDPQGVYYSVVLENVRSTRQPEDVVLIDILEVRGIKGVFLANQRVDGKVRTVITYNKGRDWQPLTPPTTNMNGKTITCKAPDCHLHLHLRWADNPYVSGTVHTKDSAPGLIMGAGNLGSKLVEYKEEMYITSDCGKTWRQVLEEEHHILYLDHGGVIVAIKDTSIPLKILKFSIDEGRTWAVHNFTSTSVFVDGLLSEPGDETLVMTVFGHISYRSDWELVKVDFRQSFPRQCAEADYESWQLTDLQGEKCIMGQEQTFRRRKATAFCVKGKSYTSALGTKPCQCTERDFNCDYGFERSRAASGRCFADFWHRPDSPPENCQPGRTFESSTGYRKVVSNVCEGGLNKEQSAKQSNCPLLPPGGLQVGIKGQMLAVAPGDDVTFIVHQEEGDTSSTKYQVDLGDGFRAIYRNLTVTDEPIQHRYANPGVYKVSVRAENAAGHDEASMYIQVTAPLQEVHLEVIPIAGRNHQVNLTAVVLPAEANLTVFYWWIGDSLQPTLTLRNSMLTSFPEAGQISVSVQASNGRSMVKDTRMVRVYENFHVIPLSFSGHLDRLNPNIPEWREDVGQVVTKTLAKVTGVPEDSLVTVVKAGIPTSADLYVLPMESAPAKKSDFQDKRIPAIMQAFKVNNVSFVVRGGLQVLVLPADPNAGLGLNAVDSTATEIGHGAAGGPGVWAVAVIFLVSIAATASFILYKFKSPWLRTEEVYPPLFFRKLPGSRSVYAQMHNEKEQEMTSPVNHSEDTQHIIQGEEFIDDDLDSQTLGNARGSPTFRSLIRTTTNHCY